In Bdellovibrionota bacterium, the following are encoded in one genomic region:
- the dnaK gene encoding molecular chaperone DnaK produces MSKIIGIDLGTTNSVVAVMEGGEAKVIANEEGGRTTPSVVGFLKDGTRAVGQVAKRQAITNPENTVFSIKRFMGRRYEEVGSEMKTVPYKVARDGSGNAVVEIQGKSFAPPEISALILMKLKKAAEDYLGQPVKDAVITVPAYFNDAQRQATKDAGKIAGLEVKRIINEPTAAALAYGMDKKKDQLIAVYDFGGGTFDISILEVGDKVVEVKATNGDTHLGGDDIDQVIINWLVAEFKKDQGIDVSGDKMVVQRLKEASEKAKIELSTVMETEINLPFLTADASGPKHMNVRLSRAQFEKLAGSIMERSKGPCLQCMEDAGVKPADIDEVILVGGSIRIPYVQRLVKELFGKEGSKTVNPDEVVAVGAAVQGGVLAGDVKDVLLLDVTPLSLGIETLGGVMTRLIERNTTIPVRKSEVFSTAADNQTSVEIHVLQGEREMATYNRTLGRFHLEGIPAAPRGVPQIEVTFDIDANGIVNAAAKDRATGKEQKITITASSGIAKDEVDRMVRDAESHSAEDKKRHEEIQTRNHLDSMIFNTEKLLRENKEKVPADSLKAIEDAVAAAKKALETNQYDAMKKELDNLTQASHKLAEVMYKTTAGQPGGPTQEPKKGPTNGSGEKGDVIDAEYKDVQ; encoded by the coding sequence ATGTCGAAAATTATCGGAATTGATTTAGGAACCACCAACTCGGTCGTAGCCGTGATGGAGGGGGGCGAGGCCAAGGTCATCGCCAACGAAGAGGGCGGCCGTACGACGCCGTCGGTCGTTGGGTTTCTAAAAGACGGAACCCGCGCGGTCGGGCAGGTGGCTAAGCGGCAGGCGATCACAAACCCCGAAAATACGGTCTTTTCGATCAAACGGTTCATGGGACGACGTTATGAGGAAGTCGGAAGCGAAATGAAGACGGTCCCGTACAAAGTCGCCCGGGACGGCAGCGGCAACGCCGTCGTGGAAATCCAAGGCAAGAGTTTCGCCCCGCCCGAGATCTCGGCGCTGATTCTAATGAAACTTAAGAAGGCGGCGGAGGATTATCTCGGCCAGCCGGTGAAAGACGCCGTAATCACGGTCCCGGCATATTTCAACGACGCTCAACGGCAGGCGACCAAAGATGCGGGAAAGATCGCCGGACTCGAAGTGAAGCGAATCATCAACGAACCGACGGCTGCGGCACTGGCCTACGGCATGGATAAGAAGAAAGACCAGCTCATCGCCGTTTACGATTTCGGCGGAGGAACCTTCGATATTTCGATTCTGGAGGTCGGCGATAAGGTCGTGGAAGTCAAAGCGACAAACGGCGACACCCATTTGGGCGGCGACGACATCGACCAGGTGATCATCAATTGGCTCGTGGCCGAATTTAAGAAAGATCAGGGGATCGATGTCTCGGGCGACAAGATGGTCGTGCAGAGGCTCAAGGAAGCGTCGGAAAAGGCCAAGATTGAGCTTTCGACGGTGATGGAAACCGAAATCAATCTTCCGTTCTTGACGGCCGATGCCTCGGGACCCAAGCACATGAACGTAAGGCTCTCCCGGGCGCAGTTCGAGAAATTGGCCGGATCGATCATGGAACGTTCCAAAGGTCCGTGCCTCCAATGCATGGAAGATGCGGGCGTCAAGCCGGCTGACATCGATGAGGTCATTCTGGTCGGCGGATCGATCCGAATTCCTTACGTACAGCGGCTTGTGAAGGAACTCTTCGGGAAAGAAGGATCCAAGACCGTCAATCCCGACGAGGTCGTGGCGGTGGGCGCCGCGGTTCAGGGCGGCGTATTAGCCGGCGACGTGAAGGACGTTCTGCTGCTGGACGTGACTCCGCTCTCTCTCGGAATCGAAACGCTGGGCGGTGTCATGACCCGCCTGATCGAACGAAACACGACGATCCCCGTCCGCAAGTCGGAAGTGTTTTCGACGGCGGCCGATAACCAGACATCGGTGGAGATTCATGTCCTTCAGGGCGAACGCGAAATGGCGACCTATAACCGAACGCTGGGCCGATTCCATCTGGAAGGGATCCCGGCGGCTCCGCGCGGCGTTCCGCAGATCGAGGTGACGTTTGATATCGATGCGAACGGAATCGTGAACGCCGCTGCCAAAGACAGGGCGACCGGGAAGGAACAAAAGATCACGATCACCGCTTCCTCGGGAATTGCGAAAGATGAAGTCGATCGGATGGTCCGGGACGCCGAATCTCATTCGGCCGAAGACAAGAAACGTCATGAAGAGATTCAGACGCGAAACCATCTCGATTCGATGATCTTTAACACCGAAAAGCTGCTTCGGGAGAACAAGGAAAAGGTTCCTGCGGATTCGCTCAAGGCGATCGAGGATGCCGTGGCGGCCGCTAAAAAGGCGCTGGAGACGAACCAGTACGACGCCATGAAAAAGGAATTGGACAACCTCACGCAGGCTTCCCATAAACTTGCCGAGGTCATGTACAAAACCACCGCCGGCCAGCCGGGCGGCCCGACTCAAGAGCCCAAAAAGGGTCCCACGAACGGATCGGGTGAGAAGGGCGACGTCATCGACGCCGAATATAAAGACGTTCAGTAA